The sequence TAGAACATATAATGTCGTCGTGCAACGCTTTGGGCATAGATAACCTTACCATAGAAATTGATAACGAAGAACCACCTATTCTTGACGGAAGCGCAAAAGTTTTTGCCGAAACTCTGGCAAAAGCCGGCGTAAAAGAACTTGACGCGCCCAAAGAGTATTACGTAATAACGGAACCCGTTATTTTTGAATCCGGAAAAACAAAAATATCCGCATACCCGTCGGACAAACTTGAAATAGAATGCACTATAGGCTTTGACCATCCGTATTTAAAGCATCAGGAAATGAAAGTGTCCTGCGTAAATAAAGATTTTTATTTGAGCGATTTAGCTTCGGCAAAAACGTTTTGCTTTGATTATGAAATAGAAGCTCTCCAGAAAAACGGTCTTGCTTTGGGCGGCAACATGGATAACGCCATAGTTATTTCCATAGACGGCATTCACAATCCGGAGCCTTTAAGATACGCCGACGAATTTGTTCGCCATAAAATTTTAGATTTAATCGGCGATTTATATCTTGCCGGAAAACCCATAAAAGCAAAAATTACGGCGGAAAAACCCGGACATTTAAACAACATAAATTTTGTAAAAGAGTTTGTTAAAAAAGCAACAATAAAAAAAGATAATACGGAGGACGTAATGGAAAGCCCTGCGCTTAAAGAAGGGGAAAAAATATTGACGCATGAAGAAGTTTTAAAAATTATACCTCACAGATATCCGTTTGTAATGATAGATAAAATAAAAATAAATAGCGCCGAGCCGAATAAAGCCGTGGGCTACAAATGCGTAAGCGGCAACGAAGGTTTTTTTCAGGGACATTTTCCGGGAGCTCCTATAATGCCCGGCGTTTTAATAGTTGAAGCAATGGCGCAGACTTCCTGCGTAATGTTTCTTTCAAAACCGACAATGAAAAATTGTCTTGCATATTTTATGTCCATAGATAACGCAAAATTCAGAAAACCCGTAAAGCCCGGCGATTTACTTGAGCTTAGAGTAGAAACAATAAAAGACAGCGGAAGACGTGGCAAAGTAAAAGGTCAGGCTTTTGTTGACGGAAAACTTACCACCGAGGCTGAGTTTATGTTCATAATAGTTGATAAAGAGGCCTAAAAACATGATACACCAAACGGCAGTGATAGACAAAAGCGCTGTCATAGATAAGGATGTTGAAGTAGGTCCTTATACCGTGATAGGCCCCGAAACAATTATTAAAACCGGAACAAAAATTCACGGGCAATGCGTAATAGAATATGCAGAAATCGGCGCAAACTGCGAAATATTTAATTTTTCTTCAATAGGCAAAAGACCTCAGGATTTAAAATATAAAGGCGAAAAAACAAAAGTTGTAATAGGCGACGGCACAACTGTGCGCGAAGGCGTAACCGTAAACAGAGGCACCTCCGCCGCCGGACAAACAATCATCGGAAAAAACTGCCTTTTAATGGCAAGCGCGCACGTAGCGCACGATTGTATTTTGGGCAATAACGTAATTATAGGATATACCTCGGGAGTC is a genomic window of Endomicrobium proavitum containing:
- a CDS encoding bifunctional UDP-3-O-[3-hydroxymyristoyl] N-acetylglucosamine deacetylase/3-hydroxyacyl-ACP dehydratase is translated as MAKQTTIAAEAYVEGVGLHTGKKSKVVFKSAPANSGIKFIRTDLSGKPEIPALYSNALLNMAVRGSVIAKGEARVSTIEHIMSSCNALGIDNLTIEIDNEEPPILDGSAKVFAETLAKAGVKELDAPKEYYVITEPVIFESGKTKISAYPSDKLEIECTIGFDHPYLKHQEMKVSCVNKDFYLSDLASAKTFCFDYEIEALQKNGLALGGNMDNAIVISIDGIHNPEPLRYADEFVRHKILDLIGDLYLAGKPIKAKITAEKPGHLNNINFVKEFVKKATIKKDNTEDVMESPALKEGEKILTHEEVLKIIPHRYPFVMIDKIKINSAEPNKAVGYKCVSGNEGFFQGHFPGAPIMPGVLIVEAMAQTSCVMFLSKPTMKNCLAYFMSIDNAKFRKPVKPGDLLELRVETIKDSGRRGKVKGQAFVDGKLTTEAEFMFIIVDKEA
- the lpxA gene encoding acyl-ACP--UDP-N-acetylglucosamine O-acyltransferase, encoding MIHQTAVIDKSAVIDKDVEVGPYTVIGPETIIKTGTKIHGQCVIEYAEIGANCEIFNFSSIGKRPQDLKYKGEKTKVVIGDGTTVREGVTVNRGTSAAGQTIIGKNCLLMASAHVAHDCILGNNVIIGYTSGVAGHVEIGDDAILSGSVGVHQFSKIGKSAMISGGAMVAMDIIPYCVAQGDRAVLAGLNVIGLKRKQMKLSEIEDIKNAYRVLFMSKLPLNDALEKLESIASQYVKEITDFIKSSQRGIARPKEK